In the Clostridia bacterium genome, CATTCGCCATATACCGTCCGTACATCAAAATTAAGAAAGGACGTGAAAGAATGTCAAAACGCAAAACACGAAATACCGTTCTCTATGAGGGCGAAAGAGAGGAGGTGACAACGATATGAACGGACTGAATGTAAGCAACCGTATGCAGGGCTTCGATATCATTGACGCCGATACGCTGATGACTAAGCCCCTGCCGAAGAACCGCTTTCTTGTGGAAGGGCTTGTGCCTCAGGGAGTGAACATCCTCGCGGGCGCGAGCAAGACCGGCAAGAGCTGGCTGATGCTGGATATGGCTCTGAAGATCGCAGCGGGCGAGCCTTTGTGGGGATTGGAGACGACACAGTGCGACGTGCTGTATCTCTGCCTCGAGGACACCTATCAGCGTATCCAGGAGCGACTGATGAAGCTGACCGACGAAGCGCCGCAGAACCTGCGATTCTCGGTGGCGGCAAAAACGCTGTCGAACGGACTGGAGCAGGATATTTCGGATTTCCTTCATTCCTACCCGTTGACGAAGCTAATCATCATAGACACCCTGCAAAAGATCCGCGCGCCGAAGGTCGGCAGCGTCGGCGGCGTTTACGCGAGCGACTACGAGGATATGTCGGCGCTCAAGAAGATTTCAGCCGAGCGCGGCGTTACAATCATGCTCGTACACCATCTGAGAAAGCAGAAGGACAGCGACGTGTTCAATCAGATCTCCGGCTCCACCGGGATTATCGGCTCGGCAGATTCGGCGTATGTGATGATGCGCGACGCGCGCGGGAGCAACACGGCTCTGCTGATCGCCACCGGACGCGATATCGACTACCAGCAGTTTCGCATCAACTTTGAAAATCTGCATTGGGTGATGGTCGAGCGCAAGGACGGAGAGGAGTTGAGAAAGGAACGTATCCCGCAATTCCTTTTTCAGCTGGTGGACTTCATGAAGGACAAGCCGGAATGGTCGGGTACGACGACCGAGCTTCTCGCCGCGCTCGGAGACGAGGAGACCTCGCCCGTTTCGGCGGCGAAATCCATCGTGCATTACTACTATGAAATTCTGTACCCGGCGGGGATCGATTTCAAGGCGACGAGAACAAGCAAAGCGCGGGTACTGAATTTCAAAAAGCGTGACGGATGTGACGGGAGTGACGGATAAATGGCTATATAACCAAACAACCGTCACAAGCGTCACAACCGTCACCAGTGTGGAAAGTTTTAACGGGGTGCAGGGAGACTTTTACAAAAGTCTGCACTGCCGGGAAGACGACCGCAGTCGTCGAGGGCGGAGCCCTGAACGCAAGAGATATTCTGCGCCCACCGGGCGCGAATATCCGCAGCGGTAAGCCGCCTCGCAGAGCCCACGACCATGACATCTTTGCAGCTCTGCTGAAAGTGTCATAGTGGGTTACGCGCTTTGAAAAAGCTGCGTAACCGCGAAGCGAACCATTGTAAGAAAAATTTGAAAGGAGCGATGAACTATCGCAAGAAGAACTACAGCGTCGCCCGCGTAAAGGCGTACACGACGGACGGCGTAGGCAAGATCGAACGCCATAACGAACGCAAGAACAAGAACTACGGGAACCTGAACGTCGTA is a window encoding:
- a CDS encoding AAA family ATPase: MNGLNVSNRMQGFDIIDADTLMTKPLPKNRFLVEGLVPQGVNILAGASKTGKSWLMLDMALKIAAGEPLWGLETTQCDVLYLCLEDTYQRIQERLMKLTDEAPQNLRFSVAAKTLSNGLEQDISDFLHSYPLTKLIIIDTLQKIRAPKVGSVGGVYASDYEDMSALKKISAERGVTIMLVHHLRKQKDSDVFNQISGSTGIIGSADSAYVMMRDARGSNTALLIATGRDIDYQQFRINFENLHWVMVERKDGEELRKERIPQFLFQLVDFMKDKPEWSGTTTELLAALGDEETSPVSAAKSIVHYYYEILYPAGIDFKATRTSKARVLNFKKRDGCDGSDG